A window from Mycolicibacterium tokaiense encodes these proteins:
- a CDS encoding FAD-dependent monooxygenase, producing the protein MRVLISGASIAGPVSAYWLARQGFKVTVVERAPALRKTGGHAIDLFGPAMDIAEKMGVADRVLNRATGTDHILARRPGATRVTHVDYRKLSAAISARHVEIMRDDLSQIFYDAGCEHVEYLFGDQITAIADDGQVTFAHSPTRQFDVVIGADGLHSGVRQLAFGDDAGHTEFLGAYLSVVSVPKSLAREGEMTGWFDVDRSAMIYTADHLDNARAVFLFRPAAPFTYDHRAADQHKAVLRTRFTGMSAEVDRWLAEVAGTPAFYFDAIDQLQLDTWSRGRVTLVGDAGYCPGPAVGGSTSLAVVGAYVLAGELGRADGDHAAGFAAYEQVMRHPVLGARALAKSTARTILPSSRLGLHALLLTGRLISLLPTPVTSAVAGLSDRGIRLYDSIQVPDYAMAVARRG; encoded by the coding sequence ATGCGCGTTCTGATTTCCGGTGCCAGCATCGCCGGACCGGTGTCGGCCTACTGGCTGGCCCGGCAGGGATTCAAGGTCACGGTGGTGGAGCGGGCCCCGGCGCTGCGCAAGACCGGCGGACACGCCATCGATCTGTTCGGCCCCGCCATGGACATCGCGGAGAAGATGGGCGTCGCGGACCGGGTGCTCAACCGGGCCACCGGCACCGACCACATCCTGGCCCGCCGGCCGGGCGCCACGCGGGTGACCCACGTCGACTACCGCAAGCTGTCCGCGGCCATCTCGGCGCGCCACGTCGAGATCATGCGCGACGACCTCAGCCAGATCTTCTACGACGCCGGGTGCGAGCACGTCGAGTACCTCTTCGGTGACCAGATCACCGCGATCGCCGACGACGGCCAGGTCACCTTCGCGCACTCCCCCACCCGCCAGTTCGACGTCGTCATCGGCGCCGACGGGCTGCACTCGGGGGTGCGGCAGTTGGCGTTCGGCGACGACGCCGGGCACACCGAGTTCCTCGGCGCCTACCTGTCGGTGGTGTCGGTGCCGAAATCTCTTGCGCGCGAGGGTGAGATGACCGGTTGGTTCGACGTGGACCGCAGCGCGATGATCTACACCGCCGATCACCTCGACAACGCCAGGGCGGTGTTCCTGTTCCGCCCCGCGGCCCCCTTCACCTACGACCACCGCGCCGCCGACCAGCACAAGGCGGTGCTGCGGACACGGTTCACGGGGATGTCCGCCGAGGTGGACCGTTGGCTGGCCGAAGTCGCCGGCACCCCGGCGTTCTACTTCGACGCCATCGACCAGTTGCAGCTGGACACCTGGTCGCGCGGACGGGTGACGCTGGTGGGTGACGCCGGGTACTGCCCCGGCCCGGCCGTCGGGGGCAGTACCAGCCTGGCGGTGGTGGGCGCCTATGTGCTGGCGGGCGAGCTGGGCCGCGCCGACGGCGACCACGCCGCGGGCTTCGCCGCCTACGAGCAGGTGATGCGCCACCCGGTCCTGGGTGCCCGAGCCTTGGCCAAGAGCACCGCCAGGACCATCCTGCCCTCGTCGCGGCTGGGCCTGCACGCGCTGCTGCTCACCGGACGGCTGATCTCACTGCTGCCGACACCGGTCACCTCCGCGGTCGCAGGTCTCAGCGACAGGGGTATCCGGCTCTACGACTCCATCCAGGTGCCCGACTACGCCATGGCCGTCGCCCGGCGCGGTTAG
- a CDS encoding pyridoxamine 5'-phosphate oxidase family protein codes for MALSTAEREQFLAQPHIAALSVHAGAGRGPLTVPIWYQYTPGGEPWILTGTDSRKARLIQSAGFFSLMVEQLEPTVRYVAVDGAVSRIEPGTDAQMEELAHRYLDDAAARRYLEFAGANFGDHVAIFLQPQHWLSSDMGSF; via the coding sequence ATGGCCCTTTCCACCGCTGAACGCGAACAGTTCCTGGCCCAGCCGCACATCGCCGCGCTGTCGGTGCACGCCGGCGCCGGCCGCGGTCCGCTGACGGTGCCCATCTGGTACCAGTACACGCCCGGTGGTGAGCCCTGGATCCTCACCGGAACAGACTCCCGCAAGGCGCGGCTGATCCAGTCAGCGGGATTCTTCTCCCTGATGGTCGAACAGCTCGAACCCACCGTCCGCTACGTCGCGGTGGACGGTGCGGTCAGCCGCATCGAGCCGGGTACCGACGCTCAGATGGAGGAGCTGGCCCATCGGTACCTCGACGACGCCGCTGCCCGGCGCTACCTGGAATTCGCAGGAGCCAACTTCGGCGACCACGTGGCGATCTTCCTGCAGCCGCAGCACTGGCTGTCCTCGGACATGGGCAGCTTCTGA